In the Rhinopithecus roxellana isolate Shanxi Qingling chromosome 16, ASM756505v1, whole genome shotgun sequence genome, ACAGCAGATCTTTCTAAATGACTAGGAATGGAGAGGAAGGGACTGACTCAGAAGTCCTGAAGGaagggccgggcaccgtggctcatgcctgtgatcccagcactttgggaggttgaggtgggtggatcacgaggtcagaagtccaacaccagcctggtcaggatggtgaaaccccatctctactaaaaatacaaaataaataaataaataaataaataaataagccaggcatggtggtggacgtctgtaatcccagctactcgggaggctgaggcagagagttgcttgaactcaggaggtggaggttgcagtgagcccagatcacaccacggcactccagcccggggacctagcgagacaccgtctcaaaaaaagaaaaaaaaaaaaaaaaaaagaaattctgaaggaAAAGGTAACATGTCAAATGGTGATGGAGAAAGAcatcagggccaggcatggtggctcacacctgtaatccctgcacacTGGGAGCCTGAGctggtggactgcttgagcccaggagtttgagaccagcctggccaactcaGGGAGACCCTAGGTGCATGCATGATGGTGCACAGCGGTGGTCCCAGagacttgggagcctgaggtgggaggatcgcttggacccaggaggttgaggctgtagtgtgccaggattgcaccactgaactacagcctgggagacaaagtgagaccctgtctccaaaaaaaaaaaaaaaaaaaaaaaaaaaaaaatcagttaatagGGTtgctaaaaagcaaaaaatagaagGTAAAAACTGTTCCTGAACCTTCTGGCTCTTCCTGGATCTACCATTACCAGTGGAAGAATTCTGAATAACTCTTACTGAGATTGAAAGAGACACAAAGAATGGAGTTGTGCCCTCTAGTTCTTAAAACCTTGTTTAATTCTACATCCCATGGTGTATGAAAATTTGCTTGCTCCTACAGAAAAGAGGTAATATAGAATGATATGTAATCAGTACACTAGTAGTACCATATATAATCAGAGTAACATCAAAGGCCTAAAaaattgattataaaaataaattctctcaCTTGATCACAATTTTCTTCTACTCTGCTACAAACTTATTTTCTGGTAATAGGCCCTTTTGGCATTACATGCAAAAGAATCCATGAATCAATTTAAATCGCTTTTTTTCCAGTCTCTAAGTCAATGGTTGCATGAAGTCGTCTCCTTAACTAAGAGGGGAGTGTATGTAGGAACGTGATCATAAGTTTTTCTTTTGgggtgaaaatattttggaactagatagaagTGATGGTTGCACGACACTGTGAATGTCTTAAATGGCACCGAACCCTTTAAAGGGGCTAATTTTATGTTATTGGATTTTCCTTCCACTAAAAAACTGCACGGTGCGGCTGGAACACCGAGCTCACTGAATCCTCTAAGTAATCAATGGCTGTACTCTGGTGCCCTGAGTGTTTGACCTTTCACCCAGAAAACGCTTTAAACTCACTCCGGGAAATCATCTTTTGTCCTAAGAGCCTAGGCTTGCTGGAGGCACAGAGGGAGTTTCAAAGGCCTCAAACACCCAGGACACCGGTAAGTAACGCTTTGCGCGGCGCGGCCGTGACCTCGGCAGCAGCAGGGGGCTTTGTTGCCGCTGTGCTCGCCCTCTGCGAACGCTGTCGCCCTGACACAGCGGTCCTTCGGCAAACCTcgtccctccccaccccacgcACCTCCAGGATAGGACTCTGGGCCACCATCGGGCACCCCCGGCACCGGGCACGTTCAGCCTCTGGTCAACCGGAGGGGCCGAACAGCGAAGGCCCACTGGAGCGTGGAAGCGATCGGCCCCCGGGGACGCCCAGCCCCGGGCTCCCCTCCGGCCCGCACGCGGTTGCCGCGCGGCCTGCCGGGAAACGTAGTTTCCGGGGACCAGGGAGCAGCCCCGCCCGGGACTTGTTTATCGTTGCAAAGAGGGGCCGAAGGGGAAGGGGCGGCGAGGCTGTGCTGCAGGTCGGGGCAGCCCCGAGGTCTGACGTGTCCGCGCCCCTGCGGCCCTGCTCCCGACCGCAGTGACCTCCCCTTGCACGGGGCGGACACGGGCAATGTCACGGGCCCCACCGCGCACCGCGAGCACTCACCAGGGTGAGGGCTGCCCGGGTGGGCTGCAGCTTCCTCTTGCTCACAGCCCGGACAGTTGCCCGGACTAAGGAAGCCGACATCTTCGCCGTCCCGGCGCCCCGGTGCCTCGGGCCGGAGAtcggccacctcagcctctctccaTGGACACGGCGGGCGCATTGACGCCACAAGCTTCGGCGCACGGCTCCCTCAGGCCTAGCCCCGCCCCAACGCCACTATTGGGTGGGTTGAGTGAGTGACGGGCAGGGGGCGGGGCAAGCCGCTCGGGGCGGGGTTTTGCCGCTCAACGCCGGGGTGCTACCAGCTGGATTGCGCGCGATCGCCTGCCGTGGGGTTACCACGCTGCGGGGCGCAGGACCCGGGAGGAATGTCGTCACCGCCGGGGACGGAGTCGGTGCGACGTCGGGGAGCTggcgggagggagggcgggagcaTTTACCTCAGATGAGCTGACCCCGGATGCGCGTAGCTTCGCCACCTGCCCCCGGGCAAAGTGCAGCGTCACCCCCTGCTTAAATACTCACCGTGACAAACATCATCATAGGCGGTGACGCTTAAGGACGCATGTCAACCCTGCACGGGGAGCTTATGCTCTCAACTGCAGAGTGATCGTTCCGATGCCAGACATCTAcatccattttcattcttcttttgtgGTCCAGCTAGGCAGTTCTTAAGAGCAGGGCGTTACCGCAGAACTGTATAATAAATCTCCACCCCTCACCCTTTTCCCCAGCGTGCTGTACTGCTGGGGATGCTGAAGGGTGGTGACTAATGCAGTTTTCATTCTGGTGCTGAACTGGGAACCCAACCTTACTTGAAGATGTGACTGGACAGCACTGTGAATAGTCACATTTATAGCGAGCAACAATTACTGGATTTAACACGTGTTTTCAGACCTTGTCCTGGCTGCTCAGGGGCTTAATTCTGCTTTGATGCAATATTCCTGAGCACCAGACACTGTGCACAGGCGCGGTACCCGGGCATACACAGGAAGCCAGGTAAAGGGCCAGGGAAGAATGAGATCCTGGCAGGACAGGGTTAGCAGATGAAAAGAGGAGGACATCAAGGCAGGTGGCATTTGTCATTGAAGTGCTAGAAGTGAAGGGAAAAGGGCAGGAGGGGGTCTATGGAGCAGTCCTGGGGAGGACAGATTCGCAGTGTTTGGATGTGGAAAGAACTAATaagtgaaacattttttaaagcccaGTTTATCTTTGATCTCCTGCAGGTTCCGAAAGGAGAGTTCAGAATTCCATCAAGTACTTCTGACTTCCTGCTACAGAAATGCAATCGCATTGACAGTAAgaggatgctttttttttttttttttccctaagcctTATCTGCACATAAAGAAACTGGGGGCCGggcgcgtggctcacgcctgtaatcccaacactttgtgaggccgaggcgggcagatcacctgaggtcaagagttcgagaccagggtggccaacatggtgagacccccatctctgctaaaaatacaaaaattagccgggtgtggttgtgtacacctgtcatcccagctactcaggaggctgaggcaggagaatcgcttgaacctgggaggcggaggttgcagtgagctgaaatcgtgccactgcactccatcctgggtaagggagtgagactctatctcaagaaagaaagagagagagagagaaaagaaagaaaaggaaggaaggaagagagaaagagagagagaaggcaggaaggaaggagagaaaaaagaaaaggaaaaaagaaacgaaacgaaactgggggccaggcacggtggctcacacatgtaatcccagcactttgggagactgagacgggcagattacttgagatcaggagttcgagaccagcctggccaacacggtcaaaccccgtctctactaaaaatacaaaaattagccttgcgtggttgcgggcacctgtaatcccagctacctgggaggcggaggttgcagtgggccgagatcgtgccactgcaccccagcctgggtgacagagcgagattgtgtcttcaaagaaactaaaaacaggatgggagggaggaaggaagggagggaggggcatAGAGAGGTGGTAGTGTGGTGGGTTTGTTTCTTGGCCTTCATCTTTGACTCCCTGGGGGTTTGGGATCTCATATCCTCCCTCCTACAgatattgtgaagattaaatgacagGAGAAGTCCTTAGAGGGGTACAAGGCACACAGCCTCACTCAAATGGTAATTGTTAATGAGTATTTAAAGATGCCATGTATTGTGAAACTACTATAATGGTAGATAAGATATCATTATGCACTTGTCAAAATCCACACAATGTGCACCACCAAGAGCGAACCCTAAGGTAAACTATGGGCACTGAGAGCTAATGATGTGTCCATGTAGGTTTAAGATGGTAACAAGTGTAGTGGGGTGCAGAGTGACAGTGGGACACGTGTGGAAACAAGGGATACATGCAGCTCACTTCTTTCTGCTTAcctttgctgtgaacctaaagcagccctaaaaataaaatttaataaaaataaaagatgtcatgtcttttttttttttttcaattattgacACATTACACAGTTGCGCAGCACTTTACAAGATTCAGAACACCCCATGAGCATATTATATTATCTCATACTAGCCTCACAGCTTTGAGCTGAACAGGGCAGAAGCACAGGCATGGCAGTTTTACAGATGCTGAAACTCAAGGATTTTAGTAGAGAGCATTAGACACTATTGAAAAAATCTAGTCCTCAATTTTCTGATTCAGGATCCTGTGTATGTTTAACAGACTTCTTTCCTCTATTTAATACCCACtatttaacaaaaacaaacaaaaaagaaaaaccctactATTCAGTTTTTAACTTGGTTAGTTGTTTTGCACATAAGCATTCAGTCACATGATCTACTTGTTAGTTTCTAATATCACTTGAAATTGGCACAAGTCCCTGAAATAAGCTGTTAGAATAAATTTCACGATTATTTAAGCAGTATGTGAGCTTATCTCAGAACAGCAGCTGTCCTGTGGTGTCAAAATGAGGTGGGTGTGGTAAGTGTCAAAGGAGTTACAAGCTGTAACCACTTTTAGATTTCCACTAATATGTGACAGAACTTACAATAGTGAACTGTCTCACTCTGCACTTCAGGCATTAGTTTCATAGTTCTAGacatttaaaaaagtgttttcctGGTAAGACCTCACTTGATATCACAACTCTGTGGAAAGCCAAGTATGGTTTCCATTTTATAGGAATGGAGACCGAACTGCCTGAGATTAGGGGACTGCCACACAGCTGGAAAACGAGGTAGGCCAGGCCTTGTCTGAGTCTAGAGTTCCATTCAGTGGAAAGTCTGTGAAGTTCTTGACTGCTGCTGTCCAAATATGCCTGCTTCCAAAGAAAAAACTACTGAGGGCTTTACAGTTTTACAGGGGTTTGTTAAATTCTGTTTtcaacgtgtgtgtgtatatatttttgcctGTAACACTGGAATCTATTGATGTATCCAGGATCTTTTCCactcatgaaagaaaaaagaaaaaaaagccatttgTCAAAcatatttcaagaagaaaaatacactgaagttatctaagaacatttaaaaacatttttgcacACTGCTGATCCTGCACACATTGAGcaggagtttttgttgttgttgtttgagagagagttttgctctgtcactgacgctggagtgcagtggtgccatctcggctcactgcaacctccacctcccaggttcaagtgattcttctgcctcagcctcccgagtagctgggatttcaggcacccactatcaagcccggctaatttttgtatttttagcagagacggggttttgccatgttggccaggctggtcttgaactcctgacctcaagtgatctgcccacctcggcctcccaaaaagtgctgggattacaggcgtgagccactgcacccagctgagcaAGTTTTAAACACCATAGGTTGGGGCCACTGGACCACTGCTATACTAAAgagatttcatatttttgttccTGACAGAAGGTGGCAAGGAGAACCTTGGTAATGGGGCATTTGTAGAGCTGAAGACAGATAAGCTGGCTGCACCTGAAAGACAGCTAGGCCAATGGACTTAGCAAAGAGCAGATGTTTCAGTATCCCAGCTGGGGCAGCAAGATGGGGCTGTGACCACATCCAAGTAAAGAATCAAGGGCAATCCATTTTGCAGGCCTTCTGGTAAATACTGCTCATTGACCCAGGGATCCACTGTGAGGAACTGAAAATCAAACAAAAGACCCAGTACTTTGGGCAGAAGCTACCATAAGGATCAGATTAAAATGTAGGAAACTTTTAACATCCTTAAAGGTATACAAGAAAACATGGCTCCTGTGAAAAGGAAGAGAA is a window encoding:
- the LOC115893910 gene encoding uncharacterized protein LOC115893910 → MAVLWCPECLTFHPENALNSLREIIFCPKSLGLLEAQREFQRPQTPRTPVSNALRGAAVTSAAAGGFVAAVLALCERCRPDTAVLRQTSSLPTPRTSRIGLWATIGHPRHRARSASGQPEGPNSEGPLERGSDRPPGTPSPGLPSGPHAVAARPAGKRSFRGPGSSPARDLFIVAKRGRRGRGGEAVLQVGAAPRSDVSAPLRPCSRPQ